From the Polynucleobacter sp. MWH-UH35A genome, one window contains:
- a CDS encoding TetR/AcrR family transcriptional regulator, with product MQNNYFAHEAKQERSYARVEKILDAVEALSTESPNKKIDIKSISKKAFISVGAIYHHFPSVNSIYASLLLRKVRLRIQGLAALIDSLGPDVTLDQFSDQLINQAFHEWGEKPIAAKHEALEFYYQNAHKPEFFYSYAQSIYPHVLAFIQRNKTNSFRDIAEDEWPFLNRISQTAILSPFLEQSPIAGTDRHRAIVKDIALRIYSK from the coding sequence GCGTAGTTATGCTCGGGTTGAAAAAATTCTTGATGCTGTGGAGGCTCTGTCAACAGAATCACCAAATAAGAAGATCGATATCAAATCAATTTCCAAGAAGGCATTTATTTCTGTAGGGGCTATTTACCACCACTTTCCTTCAGTAAACAGTATCTATGCCAGCCTACTGCTTCGCAAGGTTAGGCTCAGAATTCAGGGATTAGCGGCATTGATTGACTCTCTTGGGCCGGACGTAACTTTAGACCAGTTTTCAGACCAGCTAATTAACCAAGCATTTCATGAATGGGGAGAAAAACCCATTGCCGCTAAGCATGAGGCATTAGAGTTTTATTACCAAAATGCTCATAAGCCCGAATTTTTCTACTCTTACGCACAAAGCATCTACCCCCATGTGCTTGCCTTTATTCAAAGAAATAAAACCAATAGCTTTAGAGACATAGCAGAGGATGAATGGCCGTTCCTTAATAGAATTTCTCAAACAGCCATTCTGAGCCCATTCCTTGAGCAATCGCCCATTGCGGGAACCGATAGACATAGAGCCATCGTGAAGGATATCGCGCTAAGAATTTATTCCAAGTAG
- a CDS encoding linear amide C-N hydrolase, with protein MSPKKILSAFIAGSIVVTSIGNAIACTSIMVTDTAGLAYHGRTLEFSNILPTNMTYMPVGTRIESFTSAGKQGKTFNTKYALIGMSAQLLPNAKQPTFADGMNDHGLSMKTNWLNSTTDVPVGNDDAKTLAVTDLYPWILGNFKSVAEVKASLANKEVDIWLPVVAAISPNPFPQHYHVVDKTGDNMVIEFTNGKMNVYDNPVAVMTNGPDFPWHLESLNNYTFTNVNKNTGQLGKLKLATQDAGIALTALPSAETSQGRFVKAAFYANYVRKGKTPDEAVINLAHILNNFDRPYDLTIDAGGGSGDGVRSRSTSSEVTIWTTMSDLNRNQYYVRSINGMNFAVVDLNKLKDVKQTKSINTYEVDNAVGDVFTKFLK; from the coding sequence ATGAGCCCTAAAAAAATTCTTAGTGCGTTTATCGCTGGGTCAATAGTGGTGACTTCGATTGGTAACGCGATTGCCTGTACCTCTATTATGGTCACAGATACAGCGGGTCTCGCCTACCATGGAAGAACACTAGAATTTAGCAATATTCTTCCTACTAACATGACTTATATGCCAGTAGGGACCAGAATTGAATCATTTACGTCCGCCGGAAAGCAGGGGAAAACTTTTAACACTAAATACGCCTTAATTGGAATGTCTGCCCAATTATTGCCAAATGCTAAGCAACCTACATTTGCTGATGGCATGAATGATCATGGATTGAGCATGAAGACCAATTGGCTCAATTCCACTACAGATGTTCCTGTTGGTAATGATGATGCTAAAACCTTAGCGGTGACAGATTTATACCCCTGGATTCTTGGCAACTTCAAAAGCGTTGCTGAGGTTAAAGCATCCCTTGCGAATAAAGAAGTGGATATTTGGCTGCCAGTTGTTGCGGCAATAAGTCCTAATCCGTTTCCTCAGCATTACCATGTTGTTGATAAAACTGGCGATAACATGGTTATTGAATTTACTAACGGCAAAATGAATGTGTATGACAATCCAGTTGCTGTTATGACAAATGGCCCTGATTTTCCTTGGCATCTGGAAAGCTTAAATAACTACACATTTACAAATGTGAATAAAAATACTGGTCAGCTTGGAAAGTTAAAGTTAGCCACCCAAGATGCGGGTATTGCTCTTACAGCGTTACCCTCTGCAGAAACGTCACAAGGACGTTTTGTGAAGGCAGCATTCTATGCAAACTATGTGCGTAAAGGGAAAACTCCAGATGAGGCAGTGATAAACCTCGCACACATTTTGAATAATTTTGATCGCCCATATGATTTGACTATTGATGCAGGAGGGGGTTCAGGTGATGGCGTTCGTAGCAGGAGTACCTCGAGCGAAGTAACCATTTGGACAACTATGAGCGATCTTAATCGCAATCAATACTATGTTCGCAGCATTAATGGCATGAACTTTGCCGTAGTCGACTTAAATAAGCTTAAGGATGTTAAGCAAACAAAGTCTATTAATACCTATGAGGTTGATAATGCTGTCGGAGATGTATTTACGAAGTTTTTAAAATAG
- a CDS encoding thioesterase family protein, producing the protein MKESLKPGIRYKHQFKIPKSKTVPFLYPESEEFVVMPEVFATGFLVGFLEWACIKAINPHLDWPQEQTLGTHINVSHEAATPVGLEVTATVELIAVEGKRLIFNVEAHDGKDLISKGQHERFVINRQKFDERLKSKSSAI; encoded by the coding sequence ATGAAAGAATCTCTAAAGCCCGGAATTCGATACAAGCATCAATTTAAGATTCCTAAATCCAAAACAGTTCCATTCTTATACCCTGAGTCTGAAGAATTCGTAGTAATGCCAGAGGTATTTGCTACTGGTTTTTTAGTTGGGTTTTTAGAATGGGCCTGTATTAAAGCTATCAATCCTCATTTAGATTGGCCGCAAGAGCAAACTCTTGGGACGCATATAAATGTTAGTCATGAGGCGGCTACACCAGTTGGCTTAGAAGTGACGGCCACTGTTGAATTAATTGCCGTAGAAGGAAAGAGGTTAATTTTTAATGTGGAAGCTCACGATGGCAAGGATTTGATATCAAAAGGACAGCACGAGCGATTCGTTATTAATCGGCAAAAGTTTGATGAGCGCCTAAAATCAAAAAGTAGTGCGATTTAA
- a CDS encoding choloylglycine hydrolase family protein — MKQALIRKMVAATVSAALAYTPLVTYACTAVNVVAKDGSVVAGRTMEWAFDMKWELIANPKGTVIQLRAPKSMNLPTTTLNSKYAFVGVSPGILEGATAYLEGQNEAGVALSGNFLPGFTEYQTVTPQDKNYVSVVDFGSFILGMFGSVKELRSEIPKYKVWYDSNEVKGLPTPPWLHLVLTDRSGDSIIVEFVKGQMVIHDNIAGVLTNAPTYDWHLNNVRNYLSLTSTATSSVMVGKTNVTELGQGGGLVGLPADYTPPARFVRQTYLKQFAYQPESSNDAIQLAGHLLNNVDIPQGVARSSDGKQVFSDYTQWVNLKDLKNNRMRIANYANRTSFIEINLNEIFKSGKTKTWAVDLLPYPQSDMTSVLLK, encoded by the coding sequence ATGAAACAAGCATTGATTAGAAAAATGGTGGCTGCTACCGTTTCTGCCGCTTTAGCTTATACACCGTTAGTCACTTATGCGTGTACTGCAGTTAATGTCGTGGCAAAGGATGGCTCTGTCGTTGCAGGTAGGACAATGGAGTGGGCGTTTGATATGAAGTGGGAGTTGATCGCTAACCCCAAAGGAACTGTAATTCAGCTCAGAGCTCCAAAATCAATGAATCTTCCAACAACTACTTTAAATAGTAAGTACGCATTTGTTGGTGTTTCCCCTGGAATCTTGGAGGGGGCGACTGCCTATTTAGAGGGGCAGAATGAAGCCGGCGTCGCTCTTAGTGGAAACTTTTTACCCGGATTTACCGAGTATCAAACTGTAACCCCACAAGATAAAAACTATGTATCTGTGGTTGACTTTGGTAGCTTCATTTTGGGTATGTTTGGCTCAGTCAAAGAATTGCGCTCTGAGATCCCTAAGTACAAAGTTTGGTACGACTCCAACGAAGTCAAGGGCTTACCAACCCCACCTTGGTTACACCTGGTTTTAACTGATCGCAGCGGAGATAGCATCATTGTTGAGTTTGTTAAAGGGCAGATGGTGATTCATGACAATATTGCCGGCGTACTGACAAATGCACCGACTTATGACTGGCATCTTAATAATGTCCGTAATTACTTATCGCTGACTTCTACAGCAACATCCTCTGTAATGGTTGGCAAGACTAACGTGACCGAGTTAGGTCAGGGTGGCGGCTTAGTGGGTCTGCCTGCAGACTACACTCCCCCGGCTCGCTTTGTAAGACAAACCTACCTCAAGCAGTTTGCATATCAACCAGAAAGTAGTAATGATGCGATTCAATTGGCTGGGCACCTATTAAATAACGTAGATATTCCACAAGGTGTTGCTCGATCAAGCGACGGCAAGCAAGTTTTTTCTGATTACACACAGTGGGTAAACCTCAAGGATCTGAAAAATAATCGTATGAGAATTGCGAATTATGCAAATCGCACAAGTTTCATTGAGATCAACTTAAATGAAATTTTCAAATCAGGAAAAACGAAGACCTGGGCGGTTGATTTACTTCCATATCCCCAATCTGATATGACTTCAGTGTTATTAAAATAA
- a CDS encoding alpha-keto acid decarboxylase family protein: protein MPSNTLTVAEYVVERLADLGIDQVFGVPGDYTFPFDDAIEASKRVKWVVCANELNAAYAADGYARVNGVSMLTTTYGVGELSAINGVMGAKSQRLPVFHLVGAPSTQIQRQGLITHHTLGDGVYNNFRGLSEAACCVSAHLTPDNVVQEMERVIREALRLCAPAYICVPMDLAKMPIIGTPVNGVPLAQVQRAQSDPAALNAAIEFILGKVQASRNTVALPTQFALNYGLADALLNFLNKSNLPFATTPMDKGVITEAHPNFLGIYNGMSSSPSGVKSLVEGADLVLDIGGVVFEDFNTTFWTDNLSSSKLLTLGDQFVRMGNAIFTGVTLGDVLIGLTERITPAPKSNTQELHSAMPLVGAPADPTSSASLYPRLQRMLKSGDILVVETGTCVLHTTPMCLPDGVGFQTQTLWGSIGWATPAAEGICMANKKGRTILVTGDGSHQLTANEIGVMGRYGLKPIIFVLNNAIYGVENVLSEIGPSYDDLAKWEYAQIPGAMGCTTWFSAKVTTVAELDAAIEKANSFDGASYIEVMIPASESQPLPLNVQNQIYKTNIPN, encoded by the coding sequence ATGCCATCAAATACATTAACAGTTGCGGAGTATGTTGTTGAGCGCCTAGCAGACTTGGGAATTGATCAAGTCTTTGGCGTGCCTGGCGACTATACGTTCCCATTTGATGATGCAATTGAAGCATCAAAACGTGTGAAATGGGTTGTCTGTGCAAATGAGCTTAACGCAGCCTATGCTGCCGATGGTTATGCTCGAGTCAATGGTGTTTCTATGCTGACTACAACCTATGGTGTAGGTGAGTTAAGCGCCATCAATGGTGTTATGGGTGCTAAATCACAGCGACTTCCGGTGTTTCATCTCGTTGGTGCACCGAGCACACAAATACAAAGACAGGGTCTGATAACCCACCATACTTTAGGTGATGGCGTGTACAACAATTTTCGTGGTTTATCTGAGGCGGCATGCTGTGTCTCTGCTCACTTAACGCCCGATAATGTTGTTCAAGAAATGGAGCGGGTGATTCGGGAGGCTTTGCGTTTGTGTGCCCCGGCATATATCTGCGTTCCCATGGATTTGGCCAAAATGCCCATCATTGGTACTCCAGTCAATGGGGTGCCATTAGCTCAAGTTCAGAGGGCCCAGAGTGACCCCGCTGCTTTAAATGCTGCGATCGAGTTTATTCTTGGAAAAGTTCAAGCTAGTAGAAATACAGTAGCACTACCAACCCAGTTTGCTCTTAATTACGGGTTAGCTGACGCACTGCTTAATTTCCTGAATAAATCGAATCTCCCATTTGCTACTACGCCGATGGATAAAGGGGTGATCACGGAGGCACACCCAAACTTTCTGGGCATCTACAATGGTATGAGCTCTTCTCCATCTGGCGTTAAGAGTCTTGTAGAAGGTGCTGATTTAGTTTTGGATATTGGGGGTGTAGTATTTGAAGACTTTAATACCACCTTTTGGACTGATAATCTTTCAAGTTCCAAGTTGCTTACCCTGGGTGATCAATTTGTCAGAATGGGCAACGCCATTTTCACTGGCGTCACTCTGGGTGATGTGCTGATTGGTTTGACGGAGCGCATAACACCCGCACCCAAATCAAATACTCAAGAGCTTCACTCCGCGATGCCCTTGGTTGGCGCCCCTGCGGATCCAACATCATCAGCCAGTCTTTATCCGCGACTGCAAAGAATGCTGAAGTCTGGCGATATATTGGTTGTCGAGACTGGCACCTGCGTGCTGCACACAACACCTATGTGTTTGCCTGATGGTGTTGGTTTCCAGACCCAAACGCTGTGGGGGTCGATTGGTTGGGCTACGCCTGCCGCAGAAGGTATTTGCATGGCAAATAAAAAGGGTAGAACGATATTGGTTACTGGAGATGGTTCGCACCAATTAACCGCTAATGAAATTGGAGTGATGGGCCGCTATGGGCTTAAGCCGATTATTTTTGTCCTGAATAACGCTATTTACGGCGTTGAGAATGTTCTTAGTGAAATTGGACCCTCGTATGATGATTTGGCAAAGTGGGAATATGCACAAATACCAGGCGCTATGGGCTGTACTACTTGGTTCAGTGCAAAGGTAACTACTGTCGCCGAATTAGATGCTGCGATTGAGAAGGCTAATTCATTCGATGGCGCCTCCTATATTGAAGTCATGATTCCTGCATCAGAAAGCCAGCCATTACCGTTAAATGTGCAAAATCAAATTTATAAAACTAATATTCCAAATTAA
- a CDS encoding amidohydrolase, with translation MKAKTLNILSKRILFASLAAALLGSANATEFLDPPAVATPKNITVYVAKKVVTMDPSNPVATAVAVSDGKILSVGSLDDLKPWTDKYPTQINRQFADKVIYPGFVDPHEHPLLGGLTSTSYPITYFPLPSPWGKPFPGVKDLSAAIAKLREYSAGISNPNEPLLAWGYDIVAMKKIPNRQLLDEVSTTRPVFVWDSSEHNIFLNSAALKKYFPNPDEVKKVIGVGVDPDGSLNGQFLGASASPLIIKYAGKDLFSLEKVAKALMYSNDIAQQAGITTTSELTFGMFDIEAEKKLMQKFTSSDLTSLRIEAIPYSVPFVDKYGDQAVAQVQELQKLSTDRLFYKGIKFINDDAFLANTMKVNNPGYIDGHQGIMFYPTYQDFAKTLKPWWDAGFQIHVHSNGNEGNVEVANALQVLQDQKPRFDHRFTFEHLGMPSTSVVRKMKVLGAIASVNPSYFYDRAGLQVETVGSDRASYPTRVGQLLREGVPVTLHSDTPVTPPSPLTQAWSVVTRQGLYTGNKKWAPAEAITPEQAMKMVTIDAAYALGLESKVGSIEPGKFADFTVLAADPVTVPKEKIKDVPVIGTVLGGRYIPVSETKQPRPF, from the coding sequence ATGAAAGCTAAGACGTTAAATATTTTGAGTAAGCGCATTCTGTTTGCAAGCCTTGCTGCGGCTTTACTTGGAAGTGCAAATGCAACTGAGTTTTTGGATCCGCCAGCAGTGGCTACCCCAAAAAATATTACTGTTTACGTAGCAAAGAAGGTTGTGACCATGGATCCCTCTAATCCTGTCGCTACTGCAGTTGCTGTATCGGATGGTAAGATACTTTCAGTTGGGTCTTTGGATGATCTAAAACCTTGGACAGATAAATACCCAACCCAAATTAATCGTCAATTTGCAGACAAGGTTATCTACCCAGGATTTGTGGATCCACATGAACATCCATTATTGGGTGGTTTAACATCCACCAGCTATCCGATCACCTATTTTCCGCTTCCAAGTCCTTGGGGTAAGCCATTTCCGGGTGTTAAAGATTTGTCAGCTGCTATTGCTAAGCTTAGGGAGTACTCTGCAGGAATTTCTAATCCGAATGAGCCGCTATTGGCCTGGGGTTATGACATTGTTGCGATGAAGAAAATCCCCAATAGGCAGCTTTTGGATGAGGTTTCTACGACAAGGCCGGTATTTGTTTGGGACTCTTCTGAGCACAACATTTTTCTGAATTCCGCTGCACTTAAAAAATATTTCCCTAATCCAGATGAAGTAAAAAAGGTGATTGGTGTCGGTGTTGATCCTGATGGCAGTTTAAATGGTCAATTTTTAGGTGCATCTGCCAGCCCTCTGATTATTAAGTATGCTGGTAAAGATTTATTCAGTCTCGAAAAAGTTGCTAAAGCATTAATGTATTCCAACGATATTGCTCAGCAAGCGGGCATTACTACTACTAGTGAGTTAACTTTTGGCATGTTTGATATCGAAGCCGAAAAAAAGTTAATGCAAAAATTTACAAGCTCTGACTTGACCTCTCTACGAATTGAGGCAATTCCGTATTCAGTTCCTTTTGTGGATAAATACGGAGACCAGGCTGTAGCGCAGGTGCAAGAATTGCAAAAATTAAGTACTGATCGCCTTTTTTATAAGGGTATTAAATTTATTAATGATGACGCTTTTTTGGCTAACACTATGAAAGTGAACAACCCTGGTTACATCGATGGTCATCAGGGAATCATGTTTTATCCAACTTACCAAGACTTTGCGAAGACATTAAAACCTTGGTGGGATGCTGGATTCCAGATCCATGTGCACTCGAACGGTAATGAAGGTAATGTTGAGGTGGCCAATGCGCTTCAAGTATTGCAAGATCAGAAACCTCGTTTTGACCATCGTTTCACTTTTGAGCATCTTGGCATGCCTTCTACATCGGTAGTTCGGAAAATGAAAGTATTGGGCGCAATAGCAAGTGTTAATCCTTCCTACTTTTATGATCGAGCTGGTCTTCAAGTTGAAACGGTTGGATCTGATCGTGCATCATATCCAACCAGGGTTGGACAGTTGTTAAGAGAAGGTGTTCCTGTAACCTTGCACTCTGATACACCAGTGACACCTCCTTCGCCGCTCACTCAGGCATGGTCTGTAGTTACTCGACAGGGTTTATATACCGGGAATAAAAAATGGGCTCCAGCTGAAGCAATTACTCCCGAGCAGGCGATGAAAATGGTAACAATCGATGCAGCATACGCTCTCGGTCTTGAGAGTAAGGTTGGATCTATTGAGCCAGGGAAATTTGCTGACTTTACTGTGCTGGCAGCAGACCCTGTGACAGTGCCAAAAGAGAAAATCAAGGATGTTCCAGTAATTGGTACCGTTTTGGGAGGAAGATACATTCCTGTTTCTGAAACCAAGCAACCAAGACCATTTTGA
- a CDS encoding amidohydrolase: MKTLKNIFTASFFLIATQVFADTTSVYFNGDILTMEGDKPQYVEAVVVKGKKIAYAGNMKDALSGAGANAVMNDLKGQTLLPGFIDAWGHFTLIAQNTLSVNLGYFSSKPPHTTKELISRLKNEARPFNGWIIGSEYADAFLSDGPLTIAQLDAAFPDQPVYVNNISTLTGIVNTAGLKKLGFSKATKVTQGMLPVDPKTGKLTGELIGDPNLEATAKVFGKYSHDLTMETYRKAEKIYASNGYTTAQSYETTIQDIANMRQAVDRNVISLDLIALPTNDVVDQLLVTNKDYPFGIYTKGDGGFKVAGILVSTDGAPQLRLAYFTKPYAVTTGFPKDWRGMAVATQGLVDKYAKLAYEKNIQYFGYSNGDAGIDMTLSGIAKAVQATGVTEDRRTVISHSFFVRDDQLDQYKANKILPQFMPNHIWMYGDVYKQILGDERASNMVPLNLTKAKGMQFGLHNDTPSSGPSALFTIWTAVNRKTYGGSTLGSDQRIDPYTALRGFTSVTAYQYKEEALKGSITAGKLADMVQLDRNPLKVDPMEIKDIQVVKTIKNGKDIFVLQ; the protein is encoded by the coding sequence ATGAAAACCTTAAAAAATATCTTTACCGCATCTTTTTTCTTGATTGCTACTCAAGTATTTGCGGATACGACAAGCGTTTATTTCAACGGCGATATTCTGACGATGGAAGGTGATAAGCCACAGTATGTTGAAGCTGTTGTTGTGAAGGGTAAAAAGATTGCCTACGCAGGCAATATGAAAGATGCTTTAAGTGGGGCTGGGGCAAATGCGGTGATGAATGATCTAAAAGGTCAAACCTTATTGCCTGGTTTTATTGATGCTTGGGGACACTTTACTTTGATTGCGCAAAACACCCTAAGCGTTAACCTAGGTTATTTTTCTTCTAAGCCTCCACATACCACTAAAGAGCTGATTAGCCGCCTCAAGAATGAGGCTCGACCATTTAATGGCTGGATCATCGGATCTGAGTATGCAGATGCCTTTCTATCAGATGGCCCTTTAACCATTGCACAGTTGGATGCGGCTTTTCCAGATCAGCCGGTATATGTAAACAATATTTCTACTTTGACTGGGATTGTGAATACCGCAGGTTTGAAGAAGTTGGGTTTTTCCAAAGCCACTAAGGTAACTCAGGGCATGCTTCCAGTTGATCCAAAAACTGGAAAACTGACTGGTGAGTTAATTGGTGATCCCAATTTGGAGGCAACAGCGAAGGTATTCGGCAAGTATTCGCATGATTTGACGATGGAAACCTATCGCAAGGCTGAAAAAATTTACGCTTCTAATGGATACACTACAGCGCAAAGTTATGAAACTACGATTCAGGATATCGCTAATATGCGTCAGGCAGTTGATCGCAATGTGATTAGTTTGGATCTGATTGCATTGCCTACCAATGATGTGGTTGATCAATTGCTTGTAACAAATAAAGATTACCCATTTGGAATCTATACCAAGGGGGACGGGGGCTTTAAGGTTGCTGGAATATTGGTTTCTACAGATGGTGCGCCACAATTGCGTTTGGCTTATTTCACAAAACCTTATGCCGTTACTACAGGGTTCCCAAAAGATTGGCGCGGCATGGCTGTTGCCACTCAGGGATTGGTGGATAAATACGCTAAGTTAGCCTACGAAAAAAATATTCAGTACTTCGGCTATTCCAATGGCGATGCTGGTATTGATATGACGCTTTCTGGAATTGCCAAGGCAGTTCAGGCAACAGGCGTTACTGAAGATCGTAGAACGGTGATTTCACACTCATTCTTTGTTCGCGATGATCAACTAGACCAATATAAGGCCAATAAAATTCTTCCCCAGTTCATGCCTAACCACATTTGGATGTATGGCGATGTTTACAAACAGATTCTGGGCGACGAGAGGGCTAGCAATATGGTTCCGCTCAACTTGACTAAGGCAAAGGGCATGCAATTTGGTCTGCATAATGACACGCCATCATCTGGTCCAAGTGCTTTGTTTACGATTTGGACTGCCGTGAATCGCAAAACTTACGGGGGCAGCACATTAGGTTCTGATCAGCGTATTGATCCCTATACCGCTCTGCGCGGATTTACCTCAGTAACTGCATATCAGTACAAAGAGGAAGCTTTAAAGGGCAGCATTACTGCTGGCAAGTTAGCTGATATGGTGCAGCTCGATCGCAATCCTTTGAAGGTCGATCCAATGGAAATTAAGGATATTCAAGTTGTGAAGACTATTAAGAATGGTAAAGATATATTCGTTCTCCAGTAG
- a CDS encoding VOC family protein, with translation MIDHLDHLVLTTAKEVECVDFYTRVMGMKLESFIGGTPPVERKAFKFGNQKINLHIKGKEFEPKADIPTPGALDLCFIADRPLEQVIEKLRAEGWPIIEGPVIRTGATQKINSVYIRDPDQNLIEISELI, from the coding sequence ATGATTGATCATTTAGATCATTTGGTTTTGACTACAGCTAAGGAAGTTGAATGTGTCGATTTTTATACCCGCGTGATGGGAATGAAACTGGAATCCTTTATCGGTGGCACTCCACCAGTCGAGCGCAAAGCTTTTAAGTTTGGCAATCAAAAGATTAACCTGCATATCAAGGGTAAAGAGTTTGAGCCCAAGGCAGACATCCCAACTCCTGGAGCGCTTGATCTTTGCTTTATTGCTGATCGCCCCCTTGAGCAAGTTATTGAAAAACTCAGGGCCGAAGGATGGCCAATTATTGAAGGGCCGGTCATTCGTACTGGTGCTACACAGAAGATTAACTCTGTATACATCCGTGATCCAGATCAGAACCTGATTGAAATCTCTGAATTAATTTGA
- a CDS encoding hydroxymethylglutaryl-CoA lyase: MTRIYFNDVVTRDGFQIEPNFIPTDDKVRLIDALSECGFAKIEVTSFTSPKAIPMLRDAEEVMGRIQRVPGVEYTVLVPNLRGAERAFESKADEFNLVMSTSETHNLANLRMGREKSFTGLAEVIKYVDGRTPINVSLSTCFGCPMEGEVPQSVVESFAQRFADLGVRGLTICDTTGMANPDQVKKMSESLQKHFPNMQLTLHFHNTRGMGLANLLAAVQSGIVRFDGSLGGLGGCPYAPGASGNISSEDAIHMLDAMGYDTGMNIPKLLELARELPKIVGHEVPGQVAKAGSTFTLHPEPSYVDELRRAQ, from the coding sequence ATGACCAGAATTTATTTCAACGACGTTGTCACTAGGGATGGCTTTCAGATTGAGCCCAACTTTATTCCGACAGATGACAAAGTTAGGTTGATTGATGCACTGAGTGAATGTGGCTTTGCCAAGATTGAAGTGACTTCATTTACTTCTCCTAAAGCAATTCCAATGCTACGTGATGCAGAAGAAGTGATGGGCCGTATTCAGCGAGTTCCAGGTGTGGAGTACACCGTACTAGTGCCTAATTTAAGAGGTGCAGAGCGCGCCTTTGAATCTAAGGCCGATGAATTCAACCTAGTGATGTCTACCTCTGAGACACATAACCTAGCCAATTTACGAATGGGTCGAGAAAAGAGTTTTACAGGCTTGGCTGAAGTGATCAAGTACGTTGATGGCAGAACGCCAATTAATGTTTCTCTCTCCACATGCTTCGGTTGCCCTATGGAGGGCGAAGTTCCGCAATCCGTTGTAGAAAGCTTTGCACAACGCTTTGCTGATTTGGGTGTGCGAGGTCTTACCATTTGCGATACAACAGGTATGGCCAATCCAGACCAAGTTAAAAAAATGAGTGAGTCATTGCAAAAGCATTTTCCTAATATGCAGCTGACCCTGCATTTTCATAACACCAGGGGTATGGGCTTAGCTAATCTATTGGCTGCCGTGCAATCAGGTATTGTTCGCTTTGATGGCTCATTAGGCGGATTGGGCGGCTGTCCATATGCCCCTGGAGCAAGTGGCAATATTTCCAGTGAAGATGCTATTCACATGCTCGATGCCATGGGCTACGACACTGGTATGAATATTCCTAAATTATTAGAGCTGGCCAGAGAGTTGCCAAAGATTGTGGGGCATGAAGTCCCCGGCCAAGTCGCTAAGGCAGGTAGCACCTTTACTTTGCATCCAGAGCCAAGTTACGTAGACGAACTACGTCGTGCCCAATAA